One region of Kazachstania africana CBS 2517 chromosome 3, complete genome genomic DNA includes:
- the KAFR0C00730 gene encoding resistance to Congo red protein (similar to Saccharomyces cerevisiae RCR1 (YBR005W) and RCR2 (YDR003W); ancestral locus Anc_3.200), with protein sequence MVALHNLCCTDSSLLFGTIITNRKRYRLGQAPIRGTSWLTPPSYRQSQRQYNEGDNHIDYVPEYTETANVHDLGYFDERGEFHMNDKVERTNPGPVNTSTLSDSSLEHPRPAVVRDDDSSDDLQFTRPAYTAAGASSNQYYSSSTQNEELSSPQRAKLSH encoded by the coding sequence ATGGTTGCTCTTCATAATCTTTGTTGTACTGATAGTTCTTTACTTTTTGGCACCATCATAACCAACAGGAAGAGATATCGTCTGGGTCAGGCCCCTATAAGAGGTACCTCGTGGTTAACACCACCTTCCTATAGACAATCCCAAAGGCAGTATAATGAAGGCGACAATCATATCGATTATGTCCCAGAATACACAGAAACTGCAAATGTGCATGATTTGGGTTATTTTGATGAACGAGGTGAATTTCATATGAATGATAAAGTTGAGCGAACTAATCCGGGACCCGTAAATACAAGTACTTTGTCAGACTCCTCTTTAGAACATCCAAGACCCGCCGTTGTGAGAGATGACGATAGTTCTGATGATTTGCAATTCACAAGACCGGCATATACAGCTGCTGGAGCCTCTAGTAATCAATACTACAGTTCTAGTACCCAGAATGAAGAATTGTCTTCGCCACAGAGGGCAAAACTCTCCCATTGA